In Schistosoma mansoni, WGS project CABG00000000 data, supercontig 0148, strain Puerto Rico, whole genome shotgun sequence, the sequence TGAAGTACGGTGTCTGAGAGTTGATATTGATATGCACATTTTTATACAAGACCTCAAATACCCAGGACAAAAGTTTATTTGGTCGAACtgaatcgatatatatatatatgtatatctgtcCCATACGAAATTAAGTCCACAGTGGTTTACGTTTCATCCACTGAAATGAAAGCCGCTTCTCAGTCAATCATATGTACTTGTCATCTGCTGATTGGATCATTGCATCACTTTTTACTCCTGTAATATAAGTCTACCATTAGGATTCAACTGAAAGCATTGAGATATGTACACATTAACATCAAAATCAATAACAACATAAAGAGTGAATAGATCAGAGCCAACATTAACCCAAAACTATCCACCACTGATTGTGATTATCATGCGTaccccaaccaagtaatctgcatctaccaatatgACTCAGACTAATTGACGATAACTTAAATGTTAATGGAATTCGATCAACCCTAAGCATTAAAAAAACATGACTtcggtcatttatttatttatttgaatacataaatattggtacaaaaaggcaccagatatatatgccacacacaaaattgtcatttcatctaattgtgtgagggctatgatactgcccgggtgcccagaccggagcaggtgattttcttaggggacaacatccggagcctttgacctaaagatctgatccacaaggcagtggagcatcgtaaggagatgtggtcccatggtagccggtgaccaacgattgattcatatgctatttgttccctcgggatactggagccagcccatgtgcaccattggtttggaatgagggttttccaactcccctaggtggacccttcATGCCcacgaacccggttaaagcgtcggacattcgcttttcgtcctctcaatttcataaacaacacccccctctgaacgagaaggcagtgagtaggactttcctgctAGAGGCCATATACGCGTGGTCgtgtgcgagcatttcgagaaggagagcggactctccccactctcggccatactaGGTCATTACTTCGTGATCAGTCAGTGTCTACTAATAGCTTGTCCAATTCGTTTCTATAACTGCAGACTCTTGCTTTTTCAAAGTAATCAATGCGAACCATTATTCCAAATTTACCAGTCTTTAACGGATGCAATCATAATTACCTCAAAATTCTGAAGTCATCGTCTCTTTCTCACAGACAAAGTAATCATTGAGTCACTTACAAAAAAGTTCAACTGAAAAGGAACATTTTAtcgttgaaattatgagtcaattgaagccagaccatcatagaaaacctagaaacattgGTCAACCGTTTcgtccatgttttccatggtgctccAGCTTTAATCTACTTATAATTTCAACgataaaatcttcacaaaccctcCCCCTTGTAATAATGAACTATAACAAATTacctatataaaataaataattatttattgattacataatcaattaGTACATTAGAAAAATTAGCTTCAGTTGTCAAGGCATTTTGATTATATTCATATGCTGTTGTTGGGATATATCTCCATTTACGTATAGCTCGATCAATTGCACGATGAATTAAATGATCACCAttcagtaaaatttcaattttttgATGAGTAGAAGTTTTACTTGATTGATTATTCATCATTTGAGGTAAagtaagtaaaaataatgaacCTAATTTTGGTATAGTAGTAAGAGTCATTAATTGATTATGTAATGAATTAATTGCTAAACAAAATGTATTCTTTGTTTCCATGATTACAATACCTTCTATACCAGcctaaaatgtaataataataataattaaataatcagtATAAAAAGGTAAAGAGTGTTTATTAAAACTTTGGTGGACAAACGAATCAGATATAAGacagcttacttacttacgcctgttactcctcgtggaggagcataggccgcccactagcactctccatccaaccttgtcctggacaatcctttacagttaacattcatccttttcatatctgtttctatttcccgacgtaatgtgttttttggccttcctcttttccgcttcccttccggattccaagttaaggcttgccttgtgatgcagtttgatgatttccgaaatgtatatccgatccacttctaacgtcttttcctaattaactcttcagctggaagctgatttgtcctctcccataaaacgctgttgctgatagtatccgaacagtgaatgttgagtattttgcgtaaacaactatttataaatacttgtacctttttgacgatggatgtagtagttctccacgtttcagttccgtacagtaggactgactgtcttgacgttcttattgaagattctcactttcaaattagttgacagttgttttaagttccatatgttcttcaattgtagaaatgctgctgtCTTAAATCTTGGAACGAAACTAATTCATTCACTTTGTTTACATAGGGTTTTGGTATCATAACTAATGTCAGTTCATAACgaaaactctaaatctaattcctaattcTAACTATCAAATATAAACATTAATCTTAATTACTCAcattggtttataaccctcattttaCTGTAGTATGTGCATAGACATTTTCAAGATCTTTTTAGAGTTGCTCAAAGGTCgcacataaattatagtctcacctgaGACTTATAGTTGTTTAAACAAGTAAAAGTATCTTATATTGACAACCCTAAGCAACTTATTCGCCAATCAGATAGTAGTACTCAATCGCGATGGTTTTGAATTCGTCTCTATCATTATACTATTACTAATTcaatttgtaagcaaagatgtatagtggctagcagtgcaatccagtttgatgcacgtttcgtcctatttgtgactcgtcagctggatgtacctgcatctcaaacttgttgatgttcactatgggactcgaacctagtacctttcacatcaaacgccatcgaggcaatacgcacaggatgcacatatggccaataagagattgaccagttgcagtcctaagcgtcaatgggaagattcgactaaacaatactaattgaactTATTCTTCACCCCACCCAGCTcaatcaagtggctatcaggactcagtagctaagtggataacgtgatggggTTTGAAGGgaaaggtattgggtttgagtcccttggtgaacatcaactcttagatgtaggtacatccagctgacgagtcctgaataaGAAAAAACGCGAGtactggatcccactgcta encodes:
- a CDS encoding coatomer delta subunit, putative, whose protein sequence is MTKKKLSEKHRREISKQHIPKQTNSQGITVVSEFVRGFVRRHVIEKQRNQSDLYWRPGSNAGIEGIVIMETKNTFCLAINSLHNQLMTLTTIPKLGSLFLLTLPQMMNNQSSKTSTHQKIEILLNGDHLIHRAIDRAIRKWRYIPTTAYEYNQNALTTEANFSNVLIDYVINK